The genome window TGAGCGAAGTACGTGGCACCGATACCAGCGATTCATCCCTGCATCTGCCATTTTACCGCTATCCATCCGTTGCGGATTTGGTATTGCCAAAAGACTGTGTGTTGGTCGGTGTTGAACTGCTGGATGATGCGGTCAATTTGCCCAGTTTTCGTCATCCACTGCGTGCTGCCTATGTGCTTGGTCCTGAAATGGGTTCGCTTTCACCGGAATTAATCAAACGGTGCGAACATACCGTCAAAATTCCTGCCAAGTTTTGCGTTAATGTTGGCGTTGCAGGCGCATTGGTCATGTATGACCGCATGGTTAGCCTTGGCCGTTACGCCGAACGTCCTGTGGGTACTAGCGCGCACATCAAGTAATTACTTTTTATCACCAAATACAAATGACATAAGGCGCTGGAACCAGCTTGGCTTGTCGCTTGGCGCTGGGGTGATAACCAGAAATAATGTTTCGCCGGTCGTGGTCATGTTGACAGCAGATTTTGACTTCACAATATCGCCGCGCTGATAATCATCAAATCCGCCATTTAAAATAAGTAATATCGCATCTTTTGCAAAAGCTATGTTTGTTAATGATTGGCGTGCCCCAATTTTATAAATGAGGGTTGTCGCTTCTCCCGGCATGGTCCAGCTGGAAACCGCGCCTTGTGTTTTCCAGTGAATGCGTTCACCCGTCACGCCTGCAAAGGGTTGCAACGGTTCAGGGTAATGAAATGCTGATGCCGATTTGATAGGGATGGTCACGTCTATACAGGCAATCGGGCCATGCTCGTCAATCTTGGATAACAAATTTTGCAGACAGCCAACATCCAGCTCTTCCGGCGGTAATGCTTCAAGACCCAGGCCAGCCTGTGATTCATAGGCCTGTAACTCCTGACGGCATTGCGGGCAATATGCGAGGTGGCTTGCAACGAACATATGCATGGCTGGACTGAGTGTTCCCGCGGCATAGCGCAGTAATGTATTGCAGCATGGATGATGGTTGGGATGGGATTGGGCTGTCATATCGGTTCTCTCTTTACTTTCTCACGTAAATGGTCGAGCGCAAGCCTTAGCCGTGATTTCACAGTGCCAAGCGGAATTTTTCTGGCTTTGGCAATCATGCGCTGCGATCGTTCCTTGAAATAGGTTTCTTCGATAATCTCGCGCTGTGCGGGTGAAAGTTCGGCTACCGCATGGTGCAATGTATTATTCTGCTCTTCCGCAGTGAGGCTTTGCGTTTGATCGTAGGGGCCTTCGGGCAGCAAAGCTGGATCACTGTAATCAATCATATTGTTTTTTTGCGCACGCCACACGTCGATCAATCGGTTACGCGCAATCGTATAAATCCATGTGCTGGGGCGTGATTTTGTTGCATCGAATTGGCTGGCACGGTTCCATACCTGTAGCATCACATCCTGCGTGATATCATCGGCCTGTACGCTATCGACGCCCTGGCGACGTAAATAGGCTTTTACCCGCGGCGCATAATAGTTAAACAGCGTCACAAATGCAGATTTATCCTGTTGCGTGGCAATTTTGCCAAGCCAGATTACGGCGTCATCTTGGGCTTCTGAAGCCATAGCCTTAAGTGATGTCGGGGGGGCGGGTGCATCCATCCCTTTAAACTAGACCGCGATTGCTTGGGAGAAAAGCCCCCTTGATTCCATGTGATTTCGTGCCAAGCGTGAATCGTAACCCTTTCATAAGCCTGTGTTGTTCATCATTTTTCCATCTTTTTGAATTAAGCCATAAGAATGCCGCTACGTCTGTTCATTCTGCTTTTAACCGTGCTGCTAGTGCCTGATGGTGCTCTTGCAAAAGACGGTGGTGTGCCTAAAAAGCTCGGCAGTTTTCAAGGTTGGGATGTTTATGAAACCAAACAGGGAGCCCATCCCACCTGTTATATGACACTGCGCCCTGCCAAGCAGGATTATAAAATTCCTTCTCCTTCCAAAGTGAATGCTGCGACGAAAACAAAAGGCACAGCAAAAGACATGGCTAATGATAAGGCTAATGATAAGGCAAAAAAAATCGAAACGGTTTCAGCTAAGCGCAGCAATGTGTATCTGATGATTACGTTTCGCCCATCGGAAAGTATGAATCCGGTGGTTAGCTATCGCGCAGGTTATATTTTCAAACCCGCATCCGAAGTCCTGCTCAGTACTGGTGAAAAGCCGTTTAATTTATTTACTGATAAGGATCAGGCTTGGGCCAGAAGCAGCGCAATGGACATTGCAATAACCAATGCCATTCGCAAGGCAAAGCGGATAACGGTTCAAGGGGGCTCGACCGATAATGGCAAAAGCACTGATAGCTTTAATGCCGAAGGAGCTGAAAAAGCATATAAAGCAACTACTAAAGCCTGCGGGATTACCTGATTTTAATTTGGCTTTTGACATAGGCCCGCCAAATCGCCACATTCCTTCCACCATGGAACAAGCTAAGAAGTCATTGATAGGTTTACCGCGCGAAGAATTGCTTGCGCTCGTCGCCCCGCTGGGCGTAGAGCCCTTTCGGGCCAAACAACTCTGGCACTGGATGTATGTGCGCGGCGTGACTGACTTTGCGTTGATGACCAGTTTTTCAAAGGGGCTACGTGAAGAGCTGGCAAAACATTTTGTAGTGCAGCGCCCCGCGATTACCGAGGCGCAAAAGTCAGTAGATGGCACCCAAAAGTGGCTGCTATCCATGAATGATAATCAAAAAGTAGAAATGGTGCACATTCCATCTGTCACGCGCGACATTGGCGCGTTGTGCATTTCAAGCCAAGTGGGTTGCACACTAACCTGCCGCTTTTGTCATACCGGTACTCAGCGCTTGGTACGTAACTTGGATGCGGCCGAAATTGTTGGCCAAGTCATGCTGGCGCGTGACCAATTGGGTGATTGGACCGCGCAAAGCCAGGACCGGTTGCTCAACAATATCGTCTTCATGGGCATGGGCGAACCGCTTTATAATTACGAGAATGTGTCCAAGGCTATTAAAATGTTGATGGACCCGGATGGTATTTCCATTTCCAAACGTCGTATCACGTTATCTACGTCAGGCGTCGTGCCGATGATGAAACAATGCGGTGAGGAACTGGGCGTGAACTTAGCTATTAGCCTTCACGCAACGAATGATGAATTGCGCAATCACATTATGCCGCTTAACCGCAAATACCCGATTAAAGAACTGATGGAAGCCTGCCGCAACTATCCCGGCCTTTCCAATTCACGCCGCATTACCTTTGAATATGTAATGTTAAAAGGCGTAAATGACAGCATTGCCGATGCCAAGGCCTTGGTCAAATTGCTTGCAGGCATTCCTTCCAAAGTAAATCTCATTCCGTTTAATGCATGGCCGGGTTCGGCATTTGAATGCAGCGATGATGATACGATTGAAGCATTTGGAGATTATTTGAACAATGCGGGATATGTCAGCCCCATTCGCCGTCCGCGTGGGCGCGATATTCTGGCGGCATGCGGACAGCTCAAATCTGCATCAATGAAGCTAAGTGTAACCGAGCGTGCAGCAATTGCCGAATTGCAGCGCGAAAAGGAACTGGCACAAGGTTTAGTGTAAAGGCTTGTATAAAATGGATCATCCTGCCATTCCCACATTGCTTGCGTGCATTCTTTCGCTTTATCCCTTGATGAAAATTTTTGCGCGCGTTGGGTTGCCGCGCATTTTCGCATTGCTTGTGTTTGCATCGATGGTTATTCCGTTTTCGGGTTACCTGCTGACGGCGCTGATGCTCACGCGCCCATGGCCGAAATTTCCAAAGGCCGAACCAAAACCCAAACCTGTTAAACTGGAAATTGTATAATGGAACAGCTTAAGCCAATTCTGGATGCGCTTTATGCCCCGCAAGCATGGTTCCTTGCGCAGTCACATTACGTGTCGATGACCATTGTGGGCCTAATTATTGCCGCTACGCTTACATTATCTGGTTTTGTGCTCGCTCGCCTTGGCTACAAGCCACTTTGGGCATTGCTGCTTATTGTGCCAACCGCTAGTGTAATCAGCTTATGGGTTTTGGCGTTGGTGAAGTTTCCAAGAGAGAAGTAGCCAGATAGATAGCAACGAAGGAGAGTATTCATGTCAGCTGCAAATAACACAATTAAAACAGTTATCATAACCGCGATTGTCGTTGCGGTAGTTCTGGTTGGCGCTTATGTGCTGATGCAGCCACCGCGTCCTAAGACGCTGGGCGAACGTATTGATGCTGCTGCTGAAGAAATCTCTAAGGGCATGGATAAGGCGGCAGGAAGCTTTGATGATCGTTCGCCAGCGCAAAAAGCAGCGGATGATGCAGCTCAGGCAGCAAAAGAATTCGGCGATAAAGCAAAAGCCGCGTTCGATAAAAAATAATTAGTCTTTGAAACGATTACTTCTTGGGAAGCCTTGGGGCGGTAAGCGGCCAGCTTGCGCACGTTCGCCGCGCCATTCCTTCAAGTCATTAAAGGCATAATTGCGTCCGTTATTAGTGCAGTTAAGGCCGTCCTTGTATGTAAAGGTCATAACATCTGAAAGTCCGCCATCCTTGTATTTTTGCAGGATAACGCCTTTACCGCGGGCCATTTCTGGCACTTCGATCAATGGGAACAGCAACAACTTGCGGTTGGTGCCAATCACAGCCACCGTATCGCCGTGCACTTCACAATAGGCCACAGCGCGTTCGGGCGCTTCCACATTCAAAATCTGTTTGCCGTTCTTGGTTTGCGCCAGCACATCTTCGGCTTTTACGATAAACCCGCGGCCCTCATTGCTTGCGACAAGATATTTATGTTCTGGGTTGTAAACCGCGAGCGCAAGAATATCTGCATCATTTGGCAAATCCAGCATCAGCCGAACAGGTTCACCATATCCACGCCCACGCGGCAGCTTATCGCCGCCCAGCGTGTAGAACCGGCCATTGCTTGCGAACAGTAATATCTTATCCGTTGTTTCCGCCTGTAGCATGAGGGCGTGTTCATCGCCTTCCTTATATTGCAAGGTTTTGGCATCAATATTATGTCCGCGCATTGCACGCACCCAGCCCTTGGCGGAAAGGAAAATGCTGATGGGTTCGCGTTCAATCATCGCTTCAATCGGAACATCGGCAATTTCAGGGGCAGTTTCAAACTTGGTACGGCGTTTATCTCCTGCTTTTTTGCCAAAGCGTTCCTTGATACCGGCAATTTCACCATCAATATGTTGCCAGCGTAGCTTTTCATCAGCGAGAAGTTTCTTAAGTCCAGCTTTTTCAGCTGACAGGCTTTTTTCTTCGCCCTTGATTTCCATTTCTTCCAATTTGCGTAATGAACGCAAGCGCATATTCAAAATCGCATCGGCCTGATTATCAGTCAGCTTGAAGGTTTTAATCAAAATTGGCTTTGGCTCATCGTTTTCACGGATGATTTTGATAACCTTATCAAGATTGAGATAGGCTATAAGGTAACCCGCCAGTAACTCCAAGCGCGCTTCAATCTTATCAAGACGGAATTTAGAGCGCCGGATAAGTACCTGCTGGCGGTGGTCAAGAAACGCCTGTAGCAATTCGCGCAAATTCATCACGCGCGGAATGCCGTTCGCATCCAGCACATTCATGTTGATGGAAAAGCGCGTTTCCAATTCACAGGTACGGAATAGCGATTCCATCAGTACATTGGGTTCTACATTCTTGCTTTTTGGCACTAAAACGATGCGGATATCATCGCTGGATTCATCGCGGATATCATCAAGCAGCGGAACTTTTTTATTGGTGATTAACTCTGCAATTTTTTCAATCAGACGGCCCTTTGGAACCTGATAGGGAATTTCCTTGATGATAATCTGCCATGTGCCGCGTGCTTGCTCTTCAACTTCCCATACGGCGCGCATACGAATGCTGCCGCGTCCCGTTTTATAGGCTTCCTTAATATTTGCCGCAGGCTCAACAATGACGCCGCCTGTCGGGAAGTCAGGGCCGGGCATAAAGCTCAGTAATTTATCAAAGCCGACATTCGGCGTGGTGATAACATAACGAAGCGCATCGCAAATTTCAGAAATATTGTGTGGCGGAATGGATGTTGCCATGCCCACGGCAATGCCGCTTGCGCCATTTGCTAAAAGATTAGGGAAGGCGGCTGGCAATACAACGGGTTCGCTACCATCGCCGTCATAGGTGGCGCGGAAATCGACCGCGTTTTCATTCATTCCTGCTAATAGCGCCTGCGCGACATCCGTCAGCTTGGCCTCGGTATAACGCATCGCGGCTGCATTATCACCATCCACATTACCAAAATTACCTTGCCCGCTAATCAATGGATAACGAACGGAGAAATCCTGTGCAAGGCGTACCAATGCTTCATAAACGGCTACATCGCCATGCGGGTGGAATTTACCGATAACGTCACCCACCACGCGGGCGGATTTTTTTGGCGGCAGGTTGGGTTCCAAACCCAACTCGTTCATGGCGTGCATTAGACGGCGATGAACGGGTTTTAATCCATCGCGCACATCGGGCAGCGAGCGGGAGGTGATGGTAGAGAGAGCATAGGCGAGGTAACGCTCACCCAATAAATCGGCAAAAGGTTTTTCTAAAATATCATTCGCAGCGACGAGTACAGGTGCTTTAGCCATTTAAACAAAATCCGAATCACGAAACAGACAATAAGGGTTGCGGCGCAACCATACGTTGTTTATTGACCAAATCAAGCACACGTTCGCGCTTTGCTGCCAACTGGTTCAACGCGTAGCTGGGCAAATGGTGAAATACATGCCGTTCAATAAAATGGCCTGTTAATGCAAGTCCGGCGGCAATGTCATCCCATGATGGAATCAGTACCTTGTGCATAAAATCCGGTAGAACCAGCAGCTTTTCAGCCCAAGGCTGCGCAGCGGTGCGGTTCACTGCGCGGCCCGTTTTGGGGCTGACATATGCTAAATCATCTCGCGTGCCGGTTAGCGCACAGCAACTGAAATCAAGCCCATAGCCAAGTGCGCAGAGCACTTCATTTTCAAAACGTACATACCGTGCCAAATCATCTGCGCCTTCATCAAGCGGAAGTAAATCGGAAATGCTTTGGAATAATCCCGTTAGTGGCATGCGTTCAGGGGTGGTCAGATCAACAAGCGCGCAAGCGCTAAGCAGTGTGGCAAGACCTAGTGGGCTATGCATTAGGTTGGCCGAATTATTTTTAACTGCCTCGCCCGTAAAACTTCCAAGATGTTCGGAAAGACGCGCCCGCCATGTGGCGTTTACAAGATGTCCTGGTTGCCAATGCGTCCGATGTTTTTGCGATTGGCCGCCGCGCACTAATCCTGCAAAGCGCCCATGTTCTTCTGTTAGAACGCTGACAACGGCGTCGCGTTCGCCAAAGGCGCGAAAACTCAAGACATAAGCGGGAGCAGACCAGTCCATATTGGCTTTATAAATAATGAAATAAAACTATGAATTTGATTTTTAACAATCTAGCCCGTTACATGCTTTGTTGCAATATACGGTTCGCTGGCAAGGTAATACTGACGGTTGTGCCAACACCCACGGTGCTGGCGATGGTCAATGTGCCGCCATGCAATTCAACCAATGCCTTGGTCAATGGCAGGCCAAGGCCGGTACCTTGATGCTTACGGCTTAACGCTGATTCAATTTGTCCAAATGGTGCCAGCACGGTTTCAATATGTTCTTGTGCAATACCAATACCCGTATCTTCAACGCTTAAATGCATCGTGCCATCGGCGTTCATCTCGCCATGCACTGTGATGCTACCGCCTTCGGGGGTGAATTTGATCGCGTTGGTAAGCAAATTTACAATAATCTGTTTAAAGGCGCGTTCTTCACCACGGAAATCCGGGAAATCTTTCGGAATTTTTACAATCAAATGTTGTTTGCTCATCTTCGCGCGCGAAGCTACAAGGCGCAGCGCTGTTTGTACAACACGGTTGATATTGATAACGCTTTCTGCCAAGTCGCGCTTGCCCGCTTCGATCTTGGACATATCCAGAATATCATTAATCAGCGATAACAATAACTCGCCGCTGTCATAAATATCTTTGGCGTATTCAACGTATTGTTGCTGGCCAACCTTGCCGAATAATTCATCCTTGATGATCTCAGAAAAGCCGATAATCGCATTAAGCGGCGTGCGCAATTCATGGCTCATATTGGCAAGAAATTCCGACTTGCTGCGGTTGGCATAATCCGCCTGTTCTTTCGCTGCGATAAGCGCTTGCTCGCTGCGGCGGCGCTGTGTGATGTCGTTAAATGTTGCTTCAAAATGCAGTAATTGGCCGTTTTCATTGCGCACAACGTGGCTGTTAATGCTGGCCCAGATAATCTCTCCGTCCTTGCGGCGCATCGCTGCTTCAAAATCCCGCACCAGTCCTTCATTGGTTGTATCTCTTATCCATTGCTCGCGCTGCGCGGCGTCCACAAATAGTTTATTATGGAAATCCGGCTGGCTTGCCAACAATTCGACAACATCACGGTAACCCAGGAGTGTTGCCAGAATGCGGTTCGCATTAAGCCATTCATTGCGTGGAGAAATCTGGCAAATGCCGATGCTGGCGTTTTCAAAAATGGCACGGTATTTACGTTCGCTTTCGCGAAGCGCGGCAGCCATTAATTCGCCTTCCACAATCCGTTGTTCAAGTTCGCTAACCGTTTTGGTCAGCGATTGCGCCAGAGCATTCACTTCATTGCCGCGCTGGTCGGTATTCCATAAATTATATCCGACCAAAAACGTAATCAGTAATCCCGTCAGCAACGCGACATAGGGGAGCACAATTACCCATAAAATAAATTTATTTGGCGATGCACCAAAACGCAGTAATAGCGCGATATCACCTATATAGAGGGATATCTCGCTGCGGATGAGTGCGCTAAATCCTTCGTTGCCTGATGCTTCGATATGGGCGAGGCGTTTGGTGCCGTCAGGTGTATAAAGTGCCAATTCATCAAGCGAACTGCTGGACAATACCGTTTTTATATCATCCAGAAATTTTTGTACATTCAGCGCAGCAAACACATGTGGTACATCATACGTATCGTTCTTCGAAAAGCCACGTTCGGAGAAAACCAGATAGGTTGATTTCCATTCGGCTTTACGCGGAAAATCACCGACAAAAATCCGTTCGTTCAGTCGTTTGCCATCCGCAATCGCTTCGTTCCATTCATTGGGCATTTGCGGCAAATCGATATTCATCGCATTCTCGCCCAGCTGCATTACGCTGCCTTTTTTAACAATAAAAAACGAGAGATAGGGAAGATTATCGGCCTGATCATCAAATAGCTTGGAAATTTCTTCGCTGCGCAGCCCGTTATTTTGGCGCAGTGTATTTTGAATATGAACTAAAAGGCCTAGCTGCTTTTGTGCCTGTTCTTGTTCCAGCATCACCAGTTTATGGGTAACATCCGCAAGCTGAGAACTGACATACCACTGCCCAAAAAGTTGCATCATCCAGAACAATGCGAAGGATATAACCAGGCCAATTGCGGCAACCGGCACCACAAACCGTGCAGAATTGTA of Alphaproteobacteria bacterium contains these proteins:
- the parC gene encoding DNA topoisomerase IV subunit A, whose amino-acid sequence is MAKAPVLVAANDILEKPFADLLGERYLAYALSTITSRSLPDVRDGLKPVHRRLMHAMNELGLEPNLPPKKSARVVGDVIGKFHPHGDVAVYEALVRLAQDFSVRYPLISGQGNFGNVDGDNAAAMRYTEAKLTDVAQALLAGMNENAVDFRATYDGDGSEPVVLPAAFPNLLANGASGIAVGMATSIPPHNISEICDALRYVITTPNVGFDKLLSFMPGPDFPTGGVIVEPAANIKEAYKTGRGSIRMRAVWEVEEQARGTWQIIIKEIPYQVPKGRLIEKIAELITNKKVPLLDDIRDESSDDIRIVLVPKSKNVEPNVLMESLFRTCELETRFSINMNVLDANGIPRVMNLRELLQAFLDHRQQVLIRRSKFRLDKIEARLELLAGYLIAYLNLDKVIKIIRENDEPKPILIKTFKLTDNQADAILNMRLRSLRKLEEMEIKGEEKSLSAEKAGLKKLLADEKLRWQHIDGEIAGIKERFGKKAGDKRRTKFETAPEIADVPIEAMIEREPISIFLSAKGWVRAMRGHNIDAKTLQYKEGDEHALMLQAETTDKILLFASNGRFYTLGGDKLPRGRGYGEPVRLMLDLPNDADILALAVYNPEHKYLVASNEGRGFIVKAEDVLAQTKNGKQILNVEAPERAVAYCEVHGDTVAVIGTNRKLLLFPLIEVPEMARGKGVILQKYKDGGLSDVMTFTYKDGLNCTNNGRNYAFNDLKEWRGERAQAGRLPPQGFPRSNRFKD
- a CDS encoding sigma-70 family RNA polymerase sigma factor, whose amino-acid sequence is MASEAQDDAVIWLGKIATQQDKSAFVTLFNYYAPRVKAYLRRQGVDSVQADDITQDVMLQVWNRASQFDATKSRPSTWIYTIARNRLIDVWRAQKNNMIDYSDPALLPEGPYDQTQSLTAEEQNNTLHHAVAELSPAQREIIEETYFKERSQRMIAKARKIPLGTVKSRLRLALDHLREKVKREPI
- a CDS encoding RNA methyltransferase codes for the protein MDARGYFSVGVEGISKSFNLGNLMRTAHAFGASSFFTINDAIVMSEVRGTDTSDSSLHLPFYRYPSVADLVLPKDCVLVGVELLDDAVNLPSFRHPLRAAYVLGPEMGSLSPELIKRCEHTVKIPAKFCVNVGVAGALVMYDRMVSLGRYAERPVGTSAHIK
- the recO gene encoding DNA repair protein RecO, translating into MDWSAPAYVLSFRAFGERDAVVSVLTEEHGRFAGLVRGGQSQKHRTHWQPGHLVNATWRARLSEHLGSFTGEAVKNNSANLMHSPLGLATLLSACALVDLTTPERMPLTGLFQSISDLLPLDEGADDLARYVRFENEVLCALGYGLDFSCCALTGTRDDLAYVSPKTGRAVNRTAAQPWAEKLLVLPDFMHKVLIPSWDDIAAGLALTGHFIERHVFHHLPSYALNQLAAKRERVLDLVNKQRMVAPQPLLSVS
- the rlmN gene encoding 23S rRNA (adenine(2503)-C(2))-methyltransferase RlmN, which produces MEQAKKSLIGLPREELLALVAPLGVEPFRAKQLWHWMYVRGVTDFALMTSFSKGLREELAKHFVVQRPAITEAQKSVDGTQKWLLSMNDNQKVEMVHIPSVTRDIGALCISSQVGCTLTCRFCHTGTQRLVRNLDAAEIVGQVMLARDQLGDWTAQSQDRLLNNIVFMGMGEPLYNYENVSKAIKMLMDPDGISISKRRITLSTSGVVPMMKQCGEELGVNLAISLHATNDELRNHIMPLNRKYPIKELMEACRNYPGLSNSRRITFEYVMLKGVNDSIADAKALVKLLAGIPSKVNLIPFNAWPGSAFECSDDDTIEAFGDYLNNAGYVSPIRRPRGRDILAACGQLKSASMKLSVTERAAIAELQREKELAQGLV
- a CDS encoding ATP-binding protein; translated protein: MTHLQSPFQLTAEDAQKEVSVDYNSARFVVPVAAIGLVISFALFWMMQLFGQWYVSSQLADVTHKLVMLEQEQAQKQLGLLVHIQNTLRQNNGLRSEEISKLFDDQADNLPYLSFFIVKKGSVMQLGENAMNIDLPQMPNEWNEAIADGKRLNERIFVGDFPRKAEWKSTYLVFSERGFSKNDTYDVPHVFAALNVQKFLDDIKTVLSSSSLDELALYTPDGTKRLAHIEASGNEGFSALIRSEISLYIGDIALLLRFGASPNKFILWVIVLPYVALLTGLLITFLVGYNLWNTDQRGNEVNALAQSLTKTVSELEQRIVEGELMAAALRESERKYRAIFENASIGICQISPRNEWLNANRILATLLGYRDVVELLASQPDFHNKLFVDAAQREQWIRDTTNEGLVRDFEAAMRRKDGEIIWASINSHVVRNENGQLLHFEATFNDITQRRRSEQALIAAKEQADYANRSKSEFLANMSHELRTPLNAIIGFSEIIKDELFGKVGQQQYVEYAKDIYDSGELLLSLINDILDMSKIEAGKRDLAESVININRVVQTALRLVASRAKMSKQHLIVKIPKDFPDFRGEERAFKQIIVNLLTNAIKFTPEGGSITVHGEMNADGTMHLSVEDTGIGIAQEHIETVLAPFGQIESALSRKHQGTGLGLPLTKALVELHGGTLTIASTVGVGTTVSITLPANRILQQSM